In Streptomyces nodosus, one DNA window encodes the following:
- a CDS encoding AraC family transcriptional regulator — MAASGERARHWRYEELPGVDLLRARYIRKSFVRHTHEHFVIAAIADGVEVFHHGGSDQYAGPGALALVNPDTPHTGRAGVPEGWRYGAVYPSPELVSEIAAETTALRGTPGFARPVLEDPYAVGLVHEVLRATDEGNALAADTLLRVAVTRLLRLNGGPMPQRAVRTAGARAAARARAVLEERMAEPPGLERLAAELGTSPFALLRAFRDAYGMPPHTWLTDARVRRARRLLDAGVTPAEAAVTVGFTDQPHLNRHFTRMVGVPPGAYQRERRSESARPGDRKNVQDDRQGLLVPFRP, encoded by the coding sequence GTGGCGGCTTCCGGCGAGCGGGCGAGGCACTGGCGGTACGAGGAACTGCCCGGTGTCGATCTGCTGCGGGCCCGCTACATCCGTAAGAGCTTCGTACGTCACACCCATGAGCACTTTGTGATCGCGGCCATCGCCGACGGTGTCGAGGTCTTCCACCACGGCGGCTCCGACCAGTACGCGGGCCCGGGGGCGCTGGCCCTGGTCAACCCGGACACCCCGCACACGGGCCGGGCCGGCGTCCCCGAGGGCTGGCGGTACGGGGCCGTCTATCCCTCCCCGGAACTGGTGTCCGAGATCGCCGCCGAGACGACGGCCCTGCGCGGCACCCCGGGCTTCGCCCGTCCGGTGCTCGAGGACCCGTATGCCGTCGGGCTGGTGCACGAGGTGCTCCGGGCCACGGACGAGGGCAACGCGCTGGCCGCCGACACTCTGCTGCGGGTCGCGGTGACCCGGCTGCTGCGGCTCAACGGCGGGCCGATGCCGCAGCGCGCGGTGCGCACCGCGGGGGCTCGTGCCGCCGCACGCGCGCGGGCCGTGCTGGAGGAACGGATGGCCGAGCCCCCGGGCCTGGAGCGGCTCGCGGCCGAACTGGGCACCAGCCCCTTCGCACTGCTGCGCGCCTTCCGTGACGCCTATGGGATGCCGCCGCACACCTGGCTGACCGACGCCCGGGTGCGTCGGGCCCGGCGACTTCTGGACGCGGGTGTCACACCCGCCGAGGCGGCCGTCACGGTCGGCTTCACCGATCAGCCGCACCTCAACCGCCACTTCACCCGCATGGTGGGCGTGCCCCCGGGGGCGTACCAGCGCGAGCGCAGAAGTGAGAGCGCGCGCCCCGGTGATCGCAAGAACGTACAAGACGACCGGCAGGGCCTCCTCGTACCGTTCCGTCCGTGA
- a CDS encoding AzlC family ABC transporter permease produces MTELTAHTDMHRDDRDVGEKPDAAVVRDALGVGVAVGLSGFAFGVTSAGSGLTLLQTCALSLLVFTGASQFALVGALAAGGNPFTAAAGAFFLGVRNAFYGLRLSQLLALPRAVRPFAAQWVIDETTAVALAQPTRRSVRIGFTVTGLSLYVLWNLTTLLGAVGARAVGNTDAWGLDAAGPAVFLALLAPMLKSATERVVAGAAVVLGLGLLPVLPAGVPVLVAALAAPVVLWAEGRRRGTADLNDPVDARDARNDDGQKESR; encoded by the coding sequence GTGACAGAACTCACCGCGCACACGGACATGCACAGGGACGACCGGGACGTCGGCGAAAAGCCGGACGCCGCCGTCGTCCGGGACGCCCTCGGGGTCGGGGTCGCCGTAGGGCTGTCCGGTTTCGCCTTCGGGGTGACCTCGGCCGGCAGCGGGCTCACCCTGCTGCAGACCTGCGCACTGAGCCTGCTGGTGTTCACCGGGGCCTCGCAGTTCGCTCTGGTGGGCGCTCTGGCGGCCGGCGGTAATCCGTTCACGGCGGCCGCGGGCGCCTTCTTCCTCGGGGTGCGGAACGCGTTCTACGGCTTGCGGCTGTCGCAGCTGCTGGCGCTTCCGCGCGCGGTGCGGCCGTTCGCCGCGCAGTGGGTCATCGACGAGACCACCGCCGTGGCGCTCGCCCAGCCGACCCGCCGCAGTGTCCGGATCGGCTTCACGGTCACCGGGCTCAGTCTCTATGTGCTGTGGAACCTGACCACCCTGCTGGGAGCCGTCGGCGCGCGGGCCGTCGGAAACACCGACGCCTGGGGGCTGGACGCCGCCGGTCCCGCGGTGTTCCTGGCACTGCTCGCACCGATGCTCAAGAGCGCCACGGAGCGCGTCGTGGCGGGCGCCGCTGTGGTGCTGGGGCTCGGCCTGCTGCCGGTGCTGCCGGCCGGTGTGCCGGTCCTGGTGGCGGCACTGGCGGCCCCGGTCGTCCTCTGGGCGGAGGGCCGCCGCAGGGGGACGGCGGACCTGAACGACCCGGTCGACGCCCGGGACGCACGGAACGACGACGGACAGAAGGAAAGCCGTTGA
- a CDS encoding AzlD domain-containing protein: MNIWIAIGVTAVGCYAVKLLGLLVPAGVLERPVVRRLAALMPVALLAALTAQQTFADGRVLVLDAKAAGLAAAALALLLRAPFLVVVGAAVVVTAGVRAVMG; this comes from the coding sequence TTGAACATCTGGATCGCCATCGGTGTGACCGCGGTCGGCTGCTACGCCGTCAAACTGCTCGGCCTGCTGGTGCCCGCGGGAGTTCTGGAGCGGCCGGTCGTGCGGCGGCTCGCGGCCCTGATGCCCGTGGCTCTGCTGGCCGCCCTGACGGCCCAGCAGACCTTCGCCGACGGTCGCGTGCTGGTGCTGGACGCCAAGGCCGCGGGCCTGGCGGCAGCCGCTCTGGCGCTGCTGCTGCGTGCCCCCTTCTTGGTCGTCGTCGGCGCGGCCGTCGTGGTGACGGCGGGGGTCCGGGCCGTCATGGGCTGA